From Acidobacteriota bacterium, one genomic window encodes:
- the nadD gene encoding nicotinate (nicotinamide) nucleotide adenylyltransferase, whose amino-acid sequence MISNTSERRVAFFGGSFDPPHNGHLAIAHALLTEFELDEFVYVPAFHAPHKRDKKPTSAFHRFAMLALATKDEPRITVSKMELDLPERPYSVETLTRLKSELTDTRIFFVIGADSWADITTWREWETVLTIVDIIVVTRPDYEIGVGHVTDTIRNRIVDLRGNADRASQTTDPQTQIYFNGSVQIDISATEIRQMVRDGKSEWRAGVPIEVANYIEKYELYK is encoded by the coding sequence TTGATCAGTAACACTTCGGAGCGTCGCGTCGCCTTTTTCGGCGGCTCGTTCGATCCGCCGCACAACGGCCACCTCGCGATCGCGCACGCTCTGCTCACAGAATTCGAACTCGACGAATTCGTCTACGTTCCGGCGTTCCATGCGCCGCACAAACGCGACAAAAAGCCGACGTCGGCGTTCCACCGGTTCGCGATGCTCGCGCTTGCGACAAAGGATGAGCCGAGAATCACGGTCTCAAAGATGGAACTCGATCTGCCGGAGCGCCCGTACTCGGTGGAAACGTTGACCCGCCTCAAGTCCGAATTGACGGATACGCGCATCTTTTTCGTGATCGGGGCGGACTCGTGGGCCGATATCACGACCTGGCGCGAATGGGAGACGGTTCTGACGATCGTCGACATCATCGTCGTCACGCGCCCCGACTACGAGATCGGCGTCGGACACGTCACCGACACGATCAGAAACCGCATTGTCGATCTTCGCGGCAACGCGGATCGGGCCTCGCAAACAACCGATCCCCAAACTCAGATCTATTTCAACGGTTCGGTTCAAATCGACATTTCGGCAACGGAGATACGTCAAATGGTGCGCGACGGCAAGTCCGAATGGCGTGCAGGCGTTCCGATCGAGGTTGCAAATTACATCGAAAAGTACGAACTTTATAAGTAA
- the obgE gene encoding GTPase ObgE translates to MFIDRAKIRVKAGDGGNGVTAFRREKFVPRGGPSGGDGGKGGDVWLEADEGLNTLLHLRYNPEHKAERGRHGEGSNRHGKDGGDACVRVPVGTQIFDVESGDLIYDFTEAGQRFRAAKGGKGGWGNSHFATPTRRAPKFHYTGRPGDEKELQLELKLIADVGLVGFPNAGKSTLISVISAAKPKIADYPFTTLEPNLGVVDLGDFKTFVVADIPGLIEGASEGAGLGDRFLRHVERTKLILHLVDVSSISGRDPVSDYEILNRELANYNADLAARPQIVVATKLDALDEPERLENLRKKAAEDGKAFLEISAVAGKGTKDLVAVVARRLEEIKRNEIELTEQHDDQGFV, encoded by the coding sequence ATGTTTATTGACCGCGCGAAGATCAGAGTAAAGGCCGGAGACGGCGGGAACGGAGTGACGGCGTTTCGCCGCGAAAAATTCGTTCCGCGTGGCGGCCCTTCGGGCGGCGACGGCGGAAAGGGCGGCGACGTCTGGCTTGAAGCCGACGAGGGACTCAACACGCTGCTTCATCTGCGCTACAACCCCGAACACAAGGCCGAGCGCGGACGCCACGGCGAAGGTTCGAACCGCCACGGAAAGGACGGCGGCGACGCGTGCGTCAGGGTTCCCGTCGGAACCCAGATCTTCGACGTCGAATCGGGTGATCTGATCTATGATTTTACAGAGGCCGGTCAACGTTTTCGCGCGGCCAAGGGCGGCAAGGGCGGTTGGGGGAACTCGCATTTCGCGACGCCGACGCGCCGCGCGCCGAAGTTTCACTATACCGGCCGGCCCGGCGATGAAAAGGAACTGCAGCTTGAATTGAAATTGATCGCCGACGTCGGACTTGTCGGATTTCCGAATGCCGGAAAATCGACTTTGATTTCGGTGATCTCCGCCGCGAAGCCGAAGATCGCGGATTATCCGTTCACGACGCTCGAACCGAACCTCGGCGTTGTCGATCTCGGTGATTTCAAGACGTTCGTCGTTGCCGACATTCCCGGATTGATCGAAGGCGCGTCAGAGGGCGCGGGGCTCGGCGACCGTTTCTTGCGCCACGTCGAACGGACGAAACTGATCCTCCATCTGGTCGATGTTTCGTCGATCTCGGGACGCGATCCGGTCTCGGATTACGAGATTCTCAACCGCGAACTTGCGAACTACAACGCTGATCTAGCGGCCCGCCCGCAGATCGTCGTGGCGACGAAACTCGACGCCCTCGATGAACCTGAACGCCTCGAAAACCTGCGGAAGAAGGCCGCCGAAGACGGCAAAGCGTTTCTGGAGATCTCGGCCGTCGCCGGAAAGGGCACGAAAGACCTTGTCGCCGTCGTCGCCCGGCGGCTTGAGGAGATCAAGCGCAACGAGATTGAATTGACCGAGCAGCACGATGATCAAGGATTTGTTTGA
- a CDS encoding ABC transporter permease: protein MPFLEALKLAFASILSHKLRSFLTLLGVIFGVATVIVVVALVEGFNAYVDEKIANIGTNAFSVQKFSIDDFSSVEVLNAARRRNRDVTFEDLKALQTAGGSIRDAGGKSGTIADIKFGDKTLSNVQVKATTPNVAEIEKIEAAEGRYFANLEDETRKFVCFIGSETAEKLFPKGDALGQTIKIDGRTFKVVGVGKALGSAFGQTRDMYASVPLSTFLSIYGIRRTITASVTSTSPATYDLAIDEARTLMRVRRKLEPGEADNFGIVTPSAINGLRDKIFGTIQIAAIGVTSISLVVGGIVIMNIMLVSVTERTKEIGIRKSIGARRFDIVKQFLAESTTLALIGGAIGIGIAYAIAKLVALLFSIPTSLPLLWVAIALTVSSSVGLISGVFPAWKAAGLDPIEALRAD, encoded by the coding sequence ATGCCATTCCTTGAAGCACTAAAACTCGCTTTCGCCTCGATTCTATCGCACAAGTTGCGGTCTTTTCTGACGTTGCTCGGGGTAATCTTCGGCGTCGCGACGGTCATCGTCGTCGTTGCTCTGGTCGAAGGCTTCAACGCCTACGTCGACGAAAAGATCGCCAACATCGGAACGAACGCCTTCAGCGTCCAGAAATTCTCGATCGATGATTTTTCAAGCGTCGAGGTGCTCAACGCTGCGCGACGTCGAAATCGCGACGTCACGTTTGAGGATCTCAAGGCGCTTCAAACGGCCGGCGGTTCGATTCGCGATGCCGGCGGCAAGTCGGGAACGATCGCCGATATCAAATTTGGCGACAAGACGCTGTCCAACGTTCAGGTAAAGGCGACGACGCCCAATGTCGCCGAGATCGAAAAGATCGAGGCTGCCGAAGGACGTTATTTTGCCAATCTCGAGGACGAAACCCGAAAATTCGTCTGCTTCATCGGATCCGAAACCGCCGAGAAACTCTTCCCGAAAGGCGACGCTCTCGGGCAGACGATAAAGATCGACGGACGCACTTTCAAGGTCGTCGGGGTCGGCAAAGCTCTCGGTTCGGCCTTCGGTCAAACTCGGGATATGTACGCCTCGGTTCCGCTCTCGACCTTCTTGTCGATCTACGGAATCCGCCGGACGATCACCGCGAGCGTGACTTCGACCAGTCCCGCAACCTACGACCTGGCGATCGACGAAGCGCGGACGCTGATGCGGGTTCGCCGAAAACTCGAACCGGGCGAGGCGGATAATTTCGGGATCGTCACGCCGAGCGCGATCAACGGACTGCGCGACAAGATCTTCGGAACGATCCAGATCGCCGCGATCGGCGTGACATCGATCTCGCTCGTGGTCGGCGGCATCGTGATTATGAACATAATGCTCGTCAGCGTTACCGAACGAACGAAAGAGATCGGAATCCGCAAGAGCATCGGCGCCAGGAGATTCGACATCGTGAAGCAGTTTCTTGCGGAATCGACGACGCTTGCCTTGATCGGCGGCGCGATCGGGATCGGGATCGCGTATGCGATCGCCAAACTCGTCGCGCTTCTCTTTTCGATTCCGACGTCGCTGCCTCTGCTCTGGGTCGCGATCGCGCTGACGGTATCGAGCAGCGTCGGACTGATCTCGGGAGTGTTCCCGGCCTGGAAGGCGGCCGGACTCGACCCGATCGAAGCTTTGCGGGCCGATTGA
- a CDS encoding ABC transporter permease, which yields MRVFNTDLGENFRMAIVTLWQNKLRSFLTILGVVIGTITTIVIAAFVSGIDARVSKEIEAFGSNSIYAFKFDPGFNINPSMEERTRKPLKEEDADAIRAECSNCEFVSPFMSPVDFTVGPFTERVNIRNKEIEMTNAAVMGAHADYFKMGVSHLAEGRYFTADEEARRGRVAVIGIDVANTLFPFTNALDQDIQIEGRNYRIIGILQERELFLVGADDPNNENKTVYIPFKTIKQLFPANEDCFIIATARPGKMKEALEEMRSILRRARKVPADKPDNFGVQTSDQIIEQFGAITGGIFALMVAISSVGLLIGGIGVMNIMLVSVTERTKEIGIRKAIGARRVDIVAQFLIEAATLTGLGGVLGIALGVGLSLLIRMIIPTYIPLWAPIVGFVVSVGLGIIFGLWPAWKAARLDPIEALRYE from the coding sequence ATGCGCGTTTTCAACACCGATCTCGGTGAAAATTTCCGGATGGCGATCGTCACGCTGTGGCAGAACAAACTGCGCTCGTTTCTGACGATTCTCGGCGTCGTCATCGGAACCATCACGACGATCGTCATCGCGGCCTTCGTTTCCGGCATCGACGCGCGCGTTTCGAAAGAGATCGAGGCGTTCGGTTCGAATTCGATCTACGCTTTCAAGTTCGATCCGGGATTCAACATCAATCCGTCGATGGAAGAACGGACGCGCAAACCTTTGAAGGAAGAAGACGCCGATGCGATTCGCGCCGAATGCTCGAACTGCGAGTTCGTTTCGCCGTTTATGTCGCCCGTGGATTTCACCGTCGGGCCGTTCACCGAACGCGTCAATATCCGCAACAAAGAGATAGAAATGACGAACGCCGCGGTGATGGGCGCTCACGCGGACTATTTCAAGATGGGAGTTTCGCATCTTGCGGAGGGCCGATATTTCACCGCCGATGAAGAGGCGCGGCGCGGACGGGTCGCCGTCATCGGCATCGACGTCGCCAACACACTGTTTCCGTTCACGAATGCGCTCGACCAGGACATTCAGATCGAAGGGCGCAACTATCGCATCATCGGTATCTTGCAGGAGCGCGAACTCTTTCTCGTCGGCGCGGACGACCCGAACAACGAGAACAAGACGGTCTATATTCCATTCAAAACGATCAAACAACTCTTTCCGGCGAACGAAGATTGCTTCATCATCGCGACCGCGAGGCCCGGAAAGATGAAGGAAGCGCTCGAGGAAATGCGTTCGATACTGCGCCGGGCCCGAAAAGTGCCGGCCGATAAACCGGATAATTTCGGCGTTCAGACATCCGATCAGATCATCGAGCAGTTCGGCGCGATTACCGGCGGGATCTTCGCTCTGATGGTCGCGATCTCAAGCGTCGGCTTGCTCATCGGCGGCATCGGCGTGATGAACATTATGCTCGTTTCGGTGACGGAAAGAACGAAAGAGATCGGAATCCGAAAGGCCATCGGAGCGCGCCGCGTGGATATCGTCGCGCAATTCCTGATCGAGGCGGCGACGCTTACGGGCCTCGGCGGCGTTCTCGGGATCGCCCTCGGCGTCGGGCTTTCGCTGCTGATCCGGATGATCATTCCGACCTATATTCCCTTATGGGCGCCGATCGTCGGCTTCGTCGTCTCGGTCGGACTAGGGATAATCTTCGGACTCTGGCCCGCGTGGAAGGCCGCCCGTCTCGACCCGATCGAGGCGCTGAGATACGAATGA
- a CDS encoding D-alanyl-D-alanine carboxypeptidase family protein gives MNYTHDAFGHITQFSGAYYNTQHTSNYSYDNTNRSPYWSYDAEGNITIDDEASYTVDAAGRLVRTSQFDPDSGLPMAPTRDWFDGNGRLAKRVKNFGSTDPAPQANYYLRSSVTGAVLSETDQTGRKLKTFVPANGTTLAEQELVTIGSTTTEKLTFIHQDPSLASLQRTDNAGNLVNSNARAGEYDALGRNVADAGPYVTLNTDPPVGDSGGSGINLDGTAQGYRPGRGNYLVDGLPVPEDYARDLINSGRMGGIFGVVEAAVRISNRDGQWIDSDGPCTVSPGNDFCVGTATRYFQLDSSWGASGLMNGMRGTPSTDDPVSHVTSASGPDPLPPPLPPTDCNNKVLVDVSNNASDASSDGAVSKTPYLNAIVAQDFNDAVWAIAEGGVVVGFTDLFRPFDVQVEYWRRYQENQKAAANGENIPYPNIKKAARVTPNDYPGRSNHGAGFAFDMGLNFQNRRLKRGKFKGKTVREVFEAFGFLRNEPDDYPHFNYKVKPTEAQKLEAQNYYRDCL, from the coding sequence ATGAACTACACGCACGATGCTTTCGGTCACATCACGCAGTTTTCCGGCGCCTATTACAACACGCAGCACACGTCGAACTATTCTTACGACAACACGAACCGCAGTCCGTACTGGAGTTACGACGCCGAGGGGAACATTACCATCGACGACGAGGCGAGCTACACGGTCGATGCGGCCGGACGTTTGGTCAGGACGTCGCAGTTCGATCCCGACAGCGGGCTTCCGATGGCGCCGACGCGGGATTGGTTCGACGGCAACGGGCGGTTGGCAAAACGCGTGAAGAACTTCGGATCGACCGATCCCGCGCCGCAGGCGAACTATTATCTGCGGTCGTCGGTGACGGGAGCGGTCCTGTCGGAGACGGATCAGACGGGGCGGAAATTGAAAACCTTCGTGCCGGCGAACGGGACGACGCTCGCCGAGCAGGAACTGGTGACGATCGGCAGCACGACGACCGAGAAACTGACGTTCATCCATCAGGACCCGTCGCTGGCGAGCCTTCAGCGGACCGACAACGCCGGCAACCTTGTAAATTCGAACGCCCGCGCGGGCGAGTACGACGCTCTCGGACGCAACGTCGCGGATGCGGGACCGTACGTGACGCTCAACACCGACCCGCCCGTCGGCGATTCAGGCGGTTCGGGAATCAACCTCGACGGCACCGCCCAAGGCTACCGCCCGGGGCGCGGAAACTATCTCGTCGACGGCCTCCCGGTACCGGAAGACTACGCCAGGGATCTGATCAATTCGGGCCGGATGGGCGGGATCTTCGGAGTGGTCGAAGCCGCCGTCAGAATATCGAACCGGGATGGTCAATGGATCGACTCGGACGGGCCGTGCACGGTGTCGCCGGGCAACGACTTTTGTGTCGGGACAGCCACGCGCTACTTTCAGCTAGACTCATCCTGGGGCGCGTCGGGTTTGATGAACGGAATGCGGGGAACGCCGTCGACGGATGATCCCGTTTCGCATGTTACTTCCGCTTCGGGTCCTGATCCGCTACCGCCGCCACTCCCTCCGACTGATTGCAACAATAAGGTGTTGGTTGACGTTTCAAACAACGCTTCAGATGCATCCTCTGATGGAGCCGTGAGTAAGACGCCGTACCTGAATGCAATCGTGGCACAGGACTTCAACGACGCCGTATGGGCAATCGCGGAAGGCGGCGTTGTCGTTGGATTCACCGATTTATTCCGACCGTTCGACGTGCAGGTCGAGTATTGGCGTCGTTATCAGGAAAACCAGAAAGCCGCCGCCAACGGGGAAAATATCCCTTATCCTAACATCAAGAAGGCTGCCCGTGTAACGCCGAATGATTATCCAGGGCGAAGTAATCATGGCGCTGGGTTTGCCTTCGACATGGGCCTAAATTTCCAAAATAGACGGTTGAAGCGTGGTAAATTCAAAGGGAAAACTGTTCGCGAAGTATTTGAAGCCTTCGGCTTCTTGCGAAACGAGCCAGATGATTACCCGCATTTCAATTACAAGGTGAAGCCGACGGAAGCCCAAAAGTTGGAAGCACAGAATTACTATCGCGATTGTCTTTAG
- a CDS encoding VCBS repeat-containing protein gives MYRFVVHSRFIPLVLLLTSTCAAIWWTGVSASASKFVPNTKEPKSSEAKTAKAEVTSPQFVTSINAFARRSNALVYHSQSNKIYASIPSGTDSIGNSIVTIDPTTGAIEKSVWVGSEPNKLVLANDGNSLYVTLDGARAIRRFDISSGSAGQLFPAGISAAYGALLPFDLAVSPTNSSVVAVSRIDAVTSSSRGIAIFDDGVQRTNVGGSGEAITFADTDTLLFGNTFYSNLLQRMTINAGGIASVSSAPGSAGKQLRFIGGRLYNSYGQVLDPVSGNAIGTFPRADSYGSERPFCVDIQSRRAFFAIRGNTGIEISAYDIDTFVLIGTIAIGVSGYPVDIVRWGSNGVAISVEDNLTYFVQSDLIGPGIILPPAPTPTPSPSPAVMSFIRRVNVRNNDILYNQSDGNIYASIPGVAGPGLGNTITRIDPNNGNVISSTFVGSEPAKLALSNDGGTLYTHLRGANAIRRFDTANQTSGLQFSLPFSNYNVVDLLVLPGSTDSLVVSRGSDGVKIYDNGFARPLSANIFGGDLEHNGTPNVIYAFDGATPSSLSKLAVDANGLSVLNTFRWVTEIANQNILFESGRLYTNQGRVLDPETGAISGQFYPPGSYFGGQSIVVDSNLRKAFMLTSDSIVAFDMDTYNLQGTIPYPNPYPNISPSNLIRWGANGLAFRVGASDGNSSIFIVQSPLVSASGTLPLGYALERSSGSVYEGAANATINVFRSGNTAVASSVNYATLDGTATAGSDYVPINGTLNFAVGETVKQLSIHTINDNVYEGVESLSLVLSNPTGPNSEIIAPASCAFSIIDGQYRPYISSAQSISVTEPSVGGPRSVDIPVVLTNQSTETVTVDFQTMNGTATAGSDYVATSGTLTFSPLQTSATVSVQILGDRVYEGNENFYLRLSNPINSSGLGNLQTNLTILNFVNKPQFADFDGDSKTDLSIFRPSTGQWWYQRSSDGQVPALQFGMATDKIVPGDFTGDGKTDIAFWRPSTGFWFILRSEDSSFFSFPFGANGDIPAPADYDGDGMTDPAVFRPSTSTWFVLNSGGGGTSILNFGLSTDKPVTADYDGDGKVDIAVFRPGDGSWWYLRSSDTQVRVFSFGVSTDRPVQDDYTGDGKADIAVFRPSTGFWYVLRSEDFSFYAFPFGTTGDVPVPGDYDGDGKADAAIFRPSTSTWYAQLPTAGILIQQFGAAGDLPVPNAFVH, from the coding sequence ATGTATAGATTCGTCGTCCATAGTCGTTTTATCCCATTAGTTTTATTGCTAACCTCGACTTGTGCCGCAATTTGGTGGACCGGTGTTTCGGCCTCCGCCAGCAAGTTCGTGCCGAACACAAAGGAACCGAAAAGTTCCGAAGCCAAAACTGCCAAAGCCGAAGTCACCTCGCCGCAATTTGTCACAAGCATTAACGCATTCGCTAGACGGTCAAATGCTCTTGTTTACCATTCGCAAAGCAACAAAATCTACGCCAGTATTCCCAGCGGAACCGATTCCATTGGTAATTCAATTGTAACAATCGATCCGACGACGGGAGCTATCGAAAAAAGCGTTTGGGTCGGCAGCGAGCCGAATAAGCTTGTGTTAGCAAATGACGGGAATTCGCTGTATGTTACGTTGGACGGAGCGCGGGCGATCAGGCGGTTTGATATCTCTTCCGGTTCAGCAGGCCAACTCTTTCCGGCTGGCATTAGTGCCGCGTATGGGGCATTATTGCCATTTGATCTTGCAGTCTCGCCCACAAATTCCAGCGTCGTGGCAGTGTCTCGAATTGACGCGGTTACTTCCAGTTCGAGGGGGATAGCGATCTTCGACGATGGTGTGCAAAGAACAAATGTCGGTGGTTCGGGCGAGGCAATAACTTTTGCGGATACCGACACATTACTTTTCGGTAACACCTTTTATAGTAACCTTCTGCAAAGAATGACGATTAATGCTGGTGGTATAGCTTCTGTCTCATCAGCTCCGGGATCGGCAGGCAAGCAACTGAGGTTTATTGGTGGACGTCTCTACAATTCATATGGACAGGTTTTGGATCCTGTATCTGGGAACGCGATCGGCACGTTTCCCCGGGCCGACTCCTATGGCTCGGAACGTCCATTCTGTGTTGACATTCAGTCGCGCCGCGCTTTTTTTGCGATACGCGGAAACACCGGAATAGAGATTAGTGCGTATGACATCGATACTTTTGTCCTGATAGGAACCATTGCTATTGGCGTTTCTGGATATCCGGTCGACATTGTTCGTTGGGGATCAAATGGGGTTGCAATTAGCGTTGAGGACAATCTAACCTATTTCGTTCAGTCGGACTTGATAGGCCCAGGAATAATTCTGCCGCCGGCCCCGACGCCGACACCTTCACCCTCGCCCGCCGTCATGTCGTTTATCAGGCGCGTAAATGTTCGCAATAACGACATCTTGTACAATCAGTCCGACGGGAACATATATGCAAGCATTCCAGGTGTTGCGGGTCCCGGTCTAGGGAATACAATCACGAGAATTGATCCAAACAACGGAAATGTCATTTCTTCAACTTTTGTTGGGAGCGAACCGGCAAAGCTTGCGCTCTCGAATGATGGCGGTACGCTTTACACACATCTGCGCGGAGCTAACGCAATTCGCCGCTTTGATACCGCTAATCAAACCTCGGGATTACAATTCAGTTTGCCCTTCAGCAATTACAATGTCGTCGATCTTCTTGTCTTACCAGGTTCAACTGATTCTTTAGTAGTATCCCGAGGATCAGACGGAGTCAAGATATATGACAACGGTTTTGCGAGACCCTTGTCGGCAAACATTTTTGGTGGAGATCTCGAACATAATGGAACGCCGAACGTGATATACGCTTTTGACGGCGCAACGCCGTCAAGCCTTTCGAAACTTGCGGTTGACGCCAACGGCCTCAGCGTTTTGAACACGTTTCGTTGGGTTACCGAAATTGCAAATCAAAATATTTTGTTTGAGTCCGGACGGCTGTATACCAACCAAGGCCGTGTCTTAGATCCGGAGACAGGAGCAATTTCAGGACAGTTTTACCCACCGGGATCGTATTTTGGAGGACAATCAATTGTTGTTGATTCAAATTTGAGAAAGGCATTTATGCTCACGAGCGACAGTATCGTAGCGTTCGATATGGATACGTATAATTTGCAGGGTACAATTCCTTATCCGAATCCGTACCCGAATATATCCCCATCGAACCTTATCCGTTGGGGTGCCAACGGATTGGCTTTTCGAGTGGGAGCCAGCGATGGAAATAGTTCGATTTTCATAGTCCAGAGTCCCCTCGTCTCGGCTTCTGGAACGCTTCCGCTTGGGTATGCACTTGAGCGATCATCGGGTTCCGTATACGAAGGGGCAGCGAATGCAACTATCAATGTATTTAGAAGCGGAAATACGGCAGTCGCGAGCTCGGTTAACTATGCGACTTTAGACGGGACAGCAACCGCCGGATCGGATTATGTGCCCATAAACGGGACGCTGAACTTCGCGGTCGGTGAAACCGTAAAGCAACTTAGTATTCACACAATTAATGACAACGTTTATGAAGGAGTCGAATCCCTAAGTCTGGTTCTTAGCAATCCGACCGGTCCAAACTCGGAAATTATCGCTCCGGCGTCGTGTGCGTTTTCTATAATTGATGGCCAATACAGACCTTACATATCGTCAGCTCAGAGCATTTCTGTCACGGAACCATCAGTTGGAGGCCCACGATCTGTCGATATTCCAGTAGTGCTTACGAATCAATCGACAGAAACGGTAACGGTCGATTTCCAAACCATGAACGGTACCGCGACGGCCGGGAGCGACTACGTTGCGACGAGCGGCACTCTTACGTTTTCTCCATTACAAACTTCAGCCACAGTTTCTGTTCAGATATTGGGCGACCGTGTATATGAAGGGAATGAGAACTTCTATCTTAGATTGTCGAATCCGATCAATTCCTCCGGTCTTGGCAACTTGCAGACCAATCTAACAATCTTGAACTTTGTTAATAAGCCTCAGTTTGCCGATTTTGATGGTGATTCGAAGACGGATTTGTCGATATTTAGGCCGTCGACTGGGCAGTGGTGGTATCAGCGGAGCAGCGACGGGCAGGTGCCGGCGCTTCAATTTGGGATGGCGACGGACAAGATCGTGCCGGGAGATTTCACGGGTGACGGGAAGACGGATATCGCTTTTTGGCGGCCCTCGACCGGTTTCTGGTTTATTCTCAGAAGCGAGGATTCTTCATTCTTCTCGTTCCCGTTTGGTGCGAACGGAGATATTCCGGCTCCGGCTGATTACGACGGCGACGGCATGACCGATCCGGCGGTTTTCCGGCCTTCGACCTCGACGTGGTTTGTCTTGAATTCGGGCGGCGGCGGGACTTCGATATTGAATTTCGGTCTCTCGACGGACAAGCCTGTCACGGCCGATTACGACGGCGACGGCAAAGTGGACATCGCGGTCTTTCGCCCCGGTGACGGCTCATGGTGGTATCTGCGAAGCTCGGACACACAGGTTCGCGTCTTCAGCTTTGGAGTCTCGACCGACCGTCCCGTGCAGGACGACTACACCGGCGACGGCAAAGCCGACATCGCGGTCTTCAGGCCCTCGACTGGCTTCTGGTACGTTTTGAGATCGGAAGACTTCTCGTTCTATGCGTTC